The Mangifera indica cultivar Alphonso chromosome 12, CATAS_Mindica_2.1, whole genome shotgun sequence DNA window AAAATTTGTTGGGTATTGCTCTACATGGGGCGCCATTAACTGTTCTTCGTTAGAAAAAGAAACCGTGCAAGAAGTACTCATTGTGGTGCAAGCTGGAATAGCCTGAACAGGAAGTTGAAGCTGGTTGTCGGCTTGAACTAATTGTTGATATTGATTTTGAGGATTGCAAAGCTGGTTTTCTTGAACATTTTGAAGCAGGAAACTTTGGTTTTGGCTTTCCCGTTGAGATGAGATAAGAGAAGTTGCTAGTCTTAAAAATTCTGGATTAACAAGGGGTTGGACGCCGAACAAACTTGAAATGTTCATCTGAGATGAATTGTAAAGAGACGAGCTTAGAATTGAAGAGAGGTCAAGAAGATCGAGGCGGGGGCTGTGAGTCACTGGATCGATTCCCATACGAAGAAGCCTTTTACGAATGTGGGTATTCCAGTAGTTCTTGATTTCATTATCTGTTCTTCCAGGCAAGCGAGCAGCAATGGCAGACCACCTATAATTGAATAaagaataatagaaaatttaatgaatattgtattaaaaaaatggaaatgatTAAACTATGTATATGAAAATAGATGAAGACTTACTTGTTCCCCAAAAAACTATGCAGCTGAATTattgtctcttcttcttcaaaagaAAATCTTCCTCTCTTGATATCAGGTCGCAAATAGTTGGTCCATCTTAGACGGCAGCTCTTCCCACACCTCTGCAGACCTAAATTTCAAAACAGAAGCACAACCCATCAACAAAGTCTACAAAAGAAGCcactgaaattaaaaaaaaaaaaaaacttttaaagcCTTGTTCAAAAGGCGAAGATATTTACATACCAGCATTCTTTGGAAGTGTCCTCCAGTTCCCATAACCATGTTTTTGAACATATTCAATCAACTTCTGATCTTCTTCAGAGGTCCATGGACCTTTCTTCTGCCCATTTTTATCACAACACGGTGCTCTTCCCATGTTGTTTAAGATGCTTTAATCagttttagtttaagtttgagagacagggagagagagagagagatcgaAAATGGCAAATTTGTAAACAAAATGATGTAGGGTCCGTATGCAGACGTACTTGTATAAATAGCAGGAAGAAATGGCGATAAAGGAAGCAAGTCAAACGGATTCGGTGCCGTCCTCTACAGATAACTATGGCAACGTGTCCACTATCTTGGCGAAATGTGTTCAAATCTAATCTCTCTTTTTACTTCAGTTAaacattaaattgaattattaactATCTCTAAAAAGTCTCTTTCTTTTACATATTTCTTAGCTATTATTTTCCGGCGGAGAGTGTCACTCCTTGCTTTCTGGATTCATATTACTTGTCGTCAACAAGAAGGAGCCACGTACCACCTAATTACACATGATCTCGTCACAGGGATTCCTCCATTTTTCATCCATGCAATCCTCCATTATACGTCACAAGCTAAGCTTCACCCTCAGCTGACGTGTCTTCTTTCGTGTTGTCATTTTATGGGTTATATCACTAGCTGATTacgtttattttatatatatatatatatatatatatatatatatatatatcaattgcAAGAGGGTAATTTGAGAATTTTACATAATTGTACGGTCACATTTTCTATTTCAGTAGTCAACCTTGCAAGGAAGAGGtagatttataataaatgacTCAGGATGGGCATTAAATTCTTGATGGCAATAATAGAGTTGGGTCTTTGCTGAATTGTAGGAACCGTTACTGTGATGAAAGAAGTACACCTGTCCAGAAATGCAAAGGTTcctattcaaaatatatttatttatttatgtttaataattttagtatattgGATCTTTGTGATAAACCGTACAACTTATAAGAGAAGtagatttatttttcataaagttAATTACAGATGTTCAACTAAGGCGagaacctttaaaaaaaaaaaaaaaaacgctaCGGTTTTCACTTGATATGAGGATCGAGCCAAGCAAGAATAAGGCTATTTCTGTGTGAATACGAGGGTACTGTATGTCGGTAACATGGGAAATAAATGCacaagagaaagagaagtttgaatgaaatgatttaatttgtatttattagaaTGGCAACCAAAAGGGATCCATATTTTGTCTCCATTAGAagatattttacctttttattctTAACAGAATTTGAAATGTTATGTTTATGATGAAAGCTTAAATTTTGACAGTGCTTTTTCAAAACCACATGTTAAATACCTCCAAGATTCCAAAGAAAAtgctttattctttttttttttccagtttttatTCAACAATGACAAAAGAAGCACTTAAAAAATCATCTAATAATGGTGTATGGTCGATCTTTTCCACAAAAGTGTCGGATGATcgtcataataaataaaaaacttaaaagatttATCCACTTGTGCCATCTAAGTTGTGGCATGGTGGTGTTTTCTCTCTCAGCCACATCTGGAATATGGTGATTTGCTGTCaaccaaataaaaaactcaGCTTCATTGACTTAGGCAATATAAATGACCCATTTATCAGTAGTAATTTCCTGGGATTGCACCGATAttctttatctcttttaatAAACAAAGAGCTTCATAGTCCTGACCATATATTCACAACCACTCCCTTTTCTGTTTaccaatatatacatatatattctaGCTTATCTTCAGGATTCTCTGTATTCTATATGTGAAACCATGGTATCTTAGTTATGTA harbors:
- the LOC123192607 gene encoding transcription factor MYB102-like, translated to MGRAPCCDKNGQKKGPWTSEEDQKLIEYVQKHGYGNWRTLPKNAGLQRCGKSCRLRWTNYLRPDIKRGRFSFEEEETIIQLHSFLGNKWSAIAARLPGRTDNEIKNYWNTHIRKRLLRMGIDPVTHSPRLDLLDLSSILSSSLYNSSQMNISSLFGVQPLVNPEFLRLATSLISSQRESQNQSFLLQNVQENQLCNPQNQYQQLVQADNQLQLPVQAIPACTTMSTSCTVSFSNEEQLMAPHVEQYPTNFTNFSNQNSQLNECQNNGMPSNLSEDYMPLPPTYINYYESDLTVMDPSSETSNFYSNNRNQNFSFTSVLSTPSSSPTPLNSNSTYISTEDERESYCSDMLKFEIPDIMDVNGFM